The Raphanus sativus cultivar WK10039 chromosome 2, ASM80110v3, whole genome shotgun sequence DNA segment CTACAAAACGacttaaaaacttttttaattttcatttaatgTTTCTGaaaaaaccgtaaaatcgaaaAATCAGGGCTTTGATTATCTTCTTTCTGCGTTATTGTGCcgttcatctctctctctctctctttctcttgtggGAGAAATGAAGAAAACGCTTCTTGCTCTGTTCTTACTGCTGCTTCTGGTTAATCTCTTCGCGTTTTCATCTTCTCGGAAACTCAAACCTCTCCACGATGCAACTGTTCTCCTGGAGCTGAAGACAAGCTTCTCCGATCCGCACGGTGTTCTGTCTAGCTGGGATCCAGACATCTCCTCAAACCACTGTTCTTGGCTCGGCGTCTCTTGCAACTCCGATCTAAGAGTCGTCTCCTTAATCCTCGACGGGACCAGACTCGGCGGCGAGATCTCACCCGCGGTGGGAAGCCTCTCCGAGATTAGGGTTTTATCTCTCGCTTTCAACAACCTTGGAGGCCAAGTTCCAAACGAGATCTGGGGTTTGAAGAAGTTAAAGAGCCTTGACCTCCAAGGCAACGACGACCTTAGGGTTCCAAGATTCTCACCCAATGCCGTTAGAAAACTCACGAGCCTCGAAGAAGGAGAAGATCAAGAAGAGAGTCCAACAACGTCTTCAGACAAAACCGGTCTGTACCCTATCGAGATCGCTTCAATCGTGTCGGCTTCCGTCATAGTCTTCGTCCTCCTCGTCCTCGTCGTCTTGTTCATCTACACTCGAAAAAGGAAACGTAACTCGCAAGTACAAGTCATCGAACCGAAAGAGATCAAAGTCTTCGTGGACACTGGCGTCCCTCTGACCTACGAGAGCGTCGTGAGAGCCACGGGGTACTTCAGCAACTCCAACTGCATCGGACACGGAGGCTTCGGCTCCACGTACAGAGCCGAAGTCTCCCCGAACAGCGTCTTCGCCGTTAAAAGACTCTCCGTCGGTCGTTTCCAAGGGGACCAGCAGTTCCACGCGGAGATCTCGGCTCTCGAGATGGTCAGGCACCCGAACCTCGTCATGCTGGTGGGCTACCACGCGAGCGAGACCGAGATGTTTCTCATCTACAACTACTTGTCCGGAGGGAACCTCGAGGACTTTATAAAAGAACGGTCCAAGCCCGCTCTCGACTGGAAGATCCTCCACAAGATCGCGCTCGACGTGGCGCGTGCCCTCGCCTATCTCCACGAGCAGTGCTCGCCTAAGGTCCTCCACAGAGACATCAAGCCGAGTAACATATTACTTGACGAGGGGTACAACGCTTCTCTGTCTGATTTCGGGTTGTCTAAGCTCTTGGGGGCGTCGCAGTCTCACGTGACTACGGGAGTGGCTGGGACGTTCGGGTATGTCGCTCCGGAGTACGCGATGACGTGTCGCGTCTCGGAGAAGGCGGATGTTTATAGCTATGGGATTGTTATCTTGGAGCTGATATCGGATAAGCGGGCGCTGGATCCTTCTTTCTCGTCGCACGAGAATGGTTTCAACATTGTGTCGTGGGCGCATATGATGCTGAGTCAGGGGAAGGCTAAGGAGGTTTTCACCAAGGGGCTGTGGGAGAATGGTCCACAGGATGATTTGGTTGAGGTTCTGCATTTGGCGCTCAAGTGCACGGTGGATAGTCTTTCGATAAGGCCGACGATGAAACAAGCTGTTAAACAGCTGAAACGAATCCACCCTTCTAGGTTGTGATACAGATgatgaagaaagaaagaagtgTTGTCTTTAGAGGGATTTGtacagcagcagcagcaccaagtgTGTGTTTGGCTATTTAGAAGCTTTGtagctttttgttttattttcaaagtcttgtttgcttattttctaGAGTAAGAGGTTTTTCATCTGTGTACTACTCTACTTGCATCATCAAATTACATTCTCTTAAAACTGAAAACTGATAGTCATGTGtgtttttacaaatataaactcAGATTCAGACAAAAGCATTTATGTTGTCTTATCTAAAACTCTTTAGACATCTTCTTCTCTAAACTCTGGTTTTATAATAAACGGATAATAATTAAGAGATGGTGTTAGGGGGGTTCAATAATAGAGATTAGAAGTGTTGACAACAATGTGTCTAAGAGGACCACCAGCAGGAGACAAGAAGTCACCATGGCAGCAGACACACATGATCCTCACTTCTACTCCATTAACGTATCTATACAGAATCCCATCAACTCTCTATCTTCCTTTCCACTGAACTCAATCTTCTTAGCCGAATAATTATTCGGCTTTGCTGTTGCCTCTTGTTGTTGTGGCCAAGGTAAGCTTCTTGCTTCTTCGCTAGATCCTGGAATGAATGCAAAACAGCACTGTTTCTTAGTAACATTggtacagaaaaaaaaacatttggttAAGCTTAAATCTTCATAAGGCAGCAAATGGCCTTTTAGGTTCCGACAAGGTAACAAACTAACTTTGTGTTGTGTAATGATTTCAGAATGATGCATCGATTTGCATCGAACTCAAGTTTTTAACAAAGTTCAAAGCTTTGTGTAATGATGATTCAGAACAGTGTACCATGTACAAAATTAACAAAGTCAAAAAcagtatataatataatagaCATTATTTATGTGTTTAAAAGTATATAGAATCTAATATCTAAGAGTAATTCTCTAGCTAGTCATCAATTATGTTTTGATCGTCTAAATAAACAGTCTATAAcaaaagtttgaatttttatatttgaaaaaaaccTTAAAAAGAAGGGAAATTGGAATCAATATCattcaaacaaattataattgaaTACATAAtgtcattttataatatttctataatatatacCACAATGTCCTTTTcatttagtttttcttttctttttaaaaaaaatttctttccctttagattttatttgttttaatctcttcaaatatataataataaaactttagATTCAACTAAAGAAATATAAATCCTTTTTAAAAGATGAAAAAAGTATTTTAGCTACTGACCCAAATACAAGTTTAGTATAGCTATATtcctaatatattatttaaatggtCATTGACTAAATTGATCCTGAAAAGAATTATATTCTAACagtaaaattaaattactaaagTTAGTTAGTATATGATCAAGCTGAAAATActtaattatctttttaataactaactttagttaaaatatattattttcttaaatatacttCGAACCTAGCACGTTTTATAGGGTTGGACACAAGGCGAGTACTTGCTATTTTGTATGTATTTGCGACTTGAGTTGTTTtgtacaaataataaaattttcgatttatatttgattactTACTATTTCAAGTactatataaaaaatgaattacttgcctttttattatttactattTACGAGTACTTGTGAACTATTTACGAGTATTTACTTATGAACTATTTACgagtttttgaaatatttaagaACTACTTACTAAATAATATTCTATTAGAAATAGTCATGaaagtttatttttcttattctacttaaaataatatgtgaatTACTTTAAACGAAATATTTGTTCATATTATAGAgaagacaaataaaaaatatattttctaaacaaataaCAAGTAATAACAAGtcatataactaaatttttaatacttGTTAATATGTAATTTTTGACTAGATGATGATGAGTATTTAAAACTCTAGACGGATATGTAACAAATATAAGAAAAGTAATGAGTATTTATATTCAATCTTAAATGCaattaaaagaaaagacaatTATGAATAAGTAATTAATAGATCATGTAACGGGTGTAACGAGCGAAATACTAAATATAATAATGATACTTGATATTTGATTTGATCtggaaaataatgaaaattgtCGACTTGTTACTTGTCTTAATAACACCGAGTacttaaatttttaaaccaGGCACAAATCAACTAACGAGTTTAATGCGAATGAGCAATAATGTCCAGTCCTAACGTCTTGTGTTACGGTTGAATTTCAGTTAATTATCCATATTATAAAGTTCAAAAAGACTTGTTCTATGTGATATTGAATCAAATTTTTGTCATCAATACCCATCATCTTAGTCattaaaagaaaagacaaatgCAATTAATCTTAAATGCaactaaaaaaaagataaatatgaatAAGTAATTAATAGATCATATAACAATTAACAAACAGATGTAACGAACGAGCGAAAtactaaatataataataatatttgatatttgatttgatctggcaaataataaaaattgtcgACTTGTTACTTGTTTTGATAACATCGaatacttaaatttttaaacaagGTACAAATCAAATAACGAGTTTAATGCGAGTGGCGAGTAATAATGTCATGTCCTAACGTCTTGTCTTACGGTTGCATTTCAGTTAATTATCcatattataaagtttaaaaagaCTTGTTCTATGTGATATTGAATCAATTTTTTGTCATCAATACCCATCATCTTAGTCATATCACATTTTATGACAAatcaaactataatttttttacttaaacGTATTATCAATTAATAGTATGAGTATTAGTCATTAGAAAAATGAGCAATGTTgacaaattttataagaaaagaaaGTTAAGTAACAAATCTAGCAAATCGTTGACGTGTTAGGTTGTTGTAATCCAAACCGTCCGTCATACTATGGAGGTGTCACTGTCACATTCGCATAATTGTAGGTTTTTCTTTATCAATCAATACTAACTGATTACAGTTTTGGAtaggcatgggcattcgg contains these protein-coding regions:
- the LOC108843482 gene encoding probable LRR receptor-like serine/threonine-protein kinase RPK1, translated to MKKTLLALFLLLLLVNLFAFSSSRKLKPLHDATVLLELKTSFSDPHGVLSSWDPDISSNHCSWLGVSCNSDLRVVSLILDGTRLGGEISPAVGSLSEIRVLSLAFNNLGGQVPNEIWGLKKLKSLDLQGNDDLRVPRFSPNAVRKLTSLEEGEDQEESPTTSSDKTGLYPIEIASIVSASVIVFVLLVLVVLFIYTRKRKRNSQVQVIEPKEIKVFVDTGVPLTYESVVRATGYFSNSNCIGHGGFGSTYRAEVSPNSVFAVKRLSVGRFQGDQQFHAEISALEMVRHPNLVMLVGYHASETEMFLIYNYLSGGNLEDFIKERSKPALDWKILHKIALDVARALAYLHEQCSPKVLHRDIKPSNILLDEGYNASLSDFGLSKLLGASQSHVTTGVAGTFGYVAPEYAMTCRVSEKADVYSYGIVILELISDKRALDPSFSSHENGFNIVSWAHMMLSQGKAKEVFTKGLWENGPQDDLVEVLHLALKCTVDSLSIRPTMKQAVKQLKRIHPSRL